CGGCCTCACGGAACATTCCGAAGGTCCCGAGGAGCAGGGCACCGAGGAGGGCTGCGGCCGTCGCCGCGCGGAAGACCCGCCTTTCCGCGGCGGGAATGGCCAGGCTCACGATCCCGCTCCGCGGGGTCCCCCCGCGGGCCCGGCCGGCGGCTTCCGGCGGCCTTCCAGGGCGTCCGCCTCGCGGAGAAGCTGCCGGAGCGCCCCCAGGAAGCCGAGGAGCCCGAAGACGGCCGTCGCCGCCGGGAAGCTCCCGAGCCACCGGTCGAGGAGCCAGCCCAGGCCCCCGCCCGCCGCGAGGCAGGCGGGGAGGACCCAGCCGAAGCTCAGGACGTCGCCGAGGAGGCGGACGTTCGGATCAGGCGTCCTCCCCGGCTCGGGCATGGTCTCCTTACGGGAGGAGGCAGGCCTTGGCGAGCGCCACGAGAGGCTGCGGCATCACGCCGATGGCGAGCGTCCCGACGAAGCAGAGCCCGACCGCGACGGCGACCGCGGGCTCCTCGCGCCAGTGCAGCTCGCCCTCCCCTTCCACGAAATACATCGCCCGCACGATCCGGAAGTAATAGAAGAGCGAAACGGCCGACATGAGGACGCCGAGCAGGGCGAGGACCGGCCAGCCCGCCTTGATGGCCGCCGAGAAGAGGAAGTACTTCCCGACGAACCCCGCCGTCGGTGGAATGCCGGCGAGGGAGAGGAGGAAGACCACCATCGCCCCGGCGGCGAAGGGGTTTCTCTTCCAGAGGCCGTTGAAGTCGTCGACGCTCTCGCTTGCGTAGCCCTTCGCCTCAAGGAGGACGACGAGGCCGAAGGCCCCGAACGTCATCAGGAGGTAGGCGGAGAGGTAGATCATGACCGCCCAGAGGCCGAACGAATCCGGCTGGCCGGCGGCGCCCCCGGCCTTGTAGGCGAGGAGACCGAGGAGGGCGTAGCCGGCGTGCCCGATGGAGGAGTAGCCGAGGAGACGCTTCACGTTCTTCTGCATCAGGGCGCCGACGTTCCCGACGACCATCGTCAGGGCGGCCGACGCCGCCAGGATCGGCGCCCAGTCGTCGGCGCGGGGGCCGAAGCCGGCGAAGAAGATGCGGGCGAAGATCGCGTAGGCCGCGATCTTCGGGCCGACGGCGAAGAAGGCCGAGACCGGTGTCGGGGCCCCCTCGTACACGTCGGGCGCCCAGACGTGGAACGGCGCCGAGGCGATCTTGAAGAGCATGCCGCTCGCCGTGAGGACGACGCCGACCATCAGCAGGCCCGAGCGGGGCGACGTCTCGAGCGCCGTGGAGACGCCGGCGAGGCTGAGCGTCCCCGTGGCCCCGTAGACCAGGGAGAGGCCGTAGAGGAGGACGCCCGACGAGAAGGCGCCGAGGACGAAGTACTTCGCCGCGGCCTCGATCGACTTCGTCTCGCGCTTGAAGTAGCCCGCCAGGACGTACTGCGAGAGCGCCATCAGCTCGAGGGCGATGTAGATCGACACGAGGTGCGTCCCCGACGCCATGAAGAGCATGCCGACCGTCGTGAGGAGGAGGAGGGCGTAGTACTCGCCGCCCGGGTAGGGTGACGTCCCGACGAAACGGAGCGAGAAGAGGATCGTCACGGCGGCCGCCACGAGCGTCAGGACCTTGAAGAAGATCCCGAAGCCGTCGAGCGTGAACATCCCGCCGAAGGCGGCGCGCGGGAGCGAGCCTGCGACGTGGACCGCGACCGGGATGAGGGCTGCCGTGATCGCGAGCGACGCGAGCGACGCCCACGCGAGCACCCTCTCCTTCTCCCGCTTGACCACCGTCGCCCAGAGGAGGATCCCGAGCGCGAGCTCGGTCAGGACGAGCTCGGGCAGGATGACCAGCAGGTCCGAGAGCGGGAACGGGAGGGCCACGGTTCAGTTCCCCTTGACGACGGCCGCCGGGGCGACAGCCGCGGGAACGACGCCCGCGGGGACCGGCACGGCAACGGAGTCGGCCATCCGCACCTCTCCTCCGCCGCGCGCCTTCTCGACGGCCGCGACGATCTTCGCCGAGGCGGGCGCCGTCATCGCGAAGAAGGGCTTCGGGTAGACGCCGATCCACACGCACGCCACGATGAGAGGAACGAGGGTGAGGATCTCGCGGAGGTTCACGTCCTGCAGAGCCTTGTTCTCCTCGTGTTTCAGCTCGCCGAAGAAGACGCGCTGGTAGAGCCAGAGCATGTAGGCCGCGCCGAGGACGACGCCGAGGCTCGCGAAGAGCGCCCACTTCCAGTCGGCCAGGAACGCGCCCACGAGGATCGTGAACTCGCCCACGAAGCCGTTCAGGAGCGGCAGACCGATCGACGCGAGGAGGACGATCATGAAGAGCGTCGCGTAGATCGGCATGACCTGCGAGATCCCGCCGAAGTCGGCGATCTGCCGCGTGTGGCGGCGCTCGTAGATGATCCCGACGAGGAGGAAGAGCCCGCCCGTCGAGAGGCCGTGGTTGATCGACTGGATCACGCCGCCCTGCATCCCCGCGTTGTTGAACGCGAAGAGTCCGAGCATCACGAAGCCGAGGTGCGCCACGGACGAGTACGCGACCAGCTTCTTCATGTCCTTCTGGACCATCGCGACCATCGAGCCGTAGATGATGCCGACGATCGACAGCACGACCACGGTCATCTGAACCCACGAGGTGGCCGACGCCGACGGGCAGATCGGGAGCGAGAAGCGCAGGAACCCGTACGTCCCCATCTTGAGGAGGACGCCGGCGAGGATGACCGAGCCGGCCGTGGGGGCCTCGACGTGCGCGTCGGGCAGCCACGTGTGGAACGGGAACATCGGGACCTTGATCGCGAAGCCGAGGAAGAAGGCCCAGAAGAGCCAGAGCGAGAGGTCCGCGGGGATCAGGGGCGCGATCTCGTGGAAGTGGAGGATGTCGAACGACGGGGCGTTGCCGAGACCCTTCCAGCCGAGGAAGCCGGTCGTGTTGAAGAAGTAGAGGGCGATGATCGCCAGGAGCATGATCACCGACCCGAAGAGGGTGTACAGGAAGAACTTGATCGCCGCGTAGAGCTTGCGCGGTCCGCCCCACACCCCGATGAGGAAGTACATCGGGACGAGCATGACCTCCCAGAAGACGTAGAAGAGGAAGAAGTCGAGGGCGCAGAAGACCCCGATCATTCCCGTCTCGAGGAGGAGGAGGAAGACGTAGTACTCCTTCTCCCGCGTCTTCACCGCGGTGTACGAGCTGTAGATCGAGATGACCGACAGGAGCGTCGTCAGGAGGATCAGCAGCGCCGCGATCCCGTCGACGCCGAGGGAGTACCTCACGCCGAGGGAGGGGATCCAGTCGAGGTCCTCGCGGAAGAGGAAGCCGGCCGACTCCCGGAAGCCCCGCGCGAACCAGAGCGGCAGCGAGGCGACGAACGTCAGGCCCGCGACGCCGGTTGCCAGGGCCTTGATCGCGCCCGTCTTCTCCCGCGGGAGGAAGAGGATCGCCAGCGCTCCGGCCGTCGGGAGGAGGATCAGAAGGGAGAGGAGTCCGAGTCCGTTCATTCGGCGTCCTTACACGTCACGCGAAGATGATGTAGATGCAGACGAGGGCGAAGACGCCCGCGGCCATTCCGAACGCGTAGTTCTGCGTCTGCCCCGTCTGGAGCTTTCCGTAGCCCTTGTACGCGGCCTGGAAGGAGTCGCCGACGCCGTTCACGGCGCCGTCGACGAAGGTCTTGTCGAACCAGCTCGACACGTGGGACAGGCCGACCGTCAGGTGGCGCGTCCCGTTCACGAGGCCGTCGACGACGCGGGCGTCGATCTCCCAGAGGAGCCGGCCCCCCTTCTTCACGAGGCCGTTCACGAAGACCGCCTCGTAGAACTCGTCGACGAAGTACTTGTTCCTCACCCAGCGGTAGGCCACAGGGAAGGCCGCGACGACCTTCGCCGGGAGCGCGTACGGGGCCGAGCCGGGGTAGAAGAACTTCGTCGCGAGGAGGATGCCGACGCCCGCGATCGCCACCGAGCCGAGCATGAGCGCCCACTCGAGCGCGTGCGAGACCTCGTGGGGGTGCGGCGTCCAGTCGGGCGGAAGGGCCGGGAACGAGGGATGCAGGAACGCCTCGAACCGGTTCCCGCCCGGGAGGACGAAGTTCGGGATCCCCACCCAGCCGACGACGATCGCTCCGATCGCCAGGATCCAGAGCGGGACGGTCATCGTTGCGGGCGACTCGTGGACGTGGTCCCAGGTCTCCTTCGGCCCGCGGTACTCGCCGAAGAACGTCATCTTCACGAGGCGGAACATGTAGAAGGCCGTCAGGCCCGCGGTGAGCGCCGCCAGGACCCACAGGACCGGGTGCCCCTGGAGGAAGGTCTCCCCGAGGATGAGGTCCTTCGAGAAGAAGCCCGCGAGGCCCGGGACGCCCGCGATCGCGAGCGTCGAGATGAGCATCGTCCGGTACGTGTGCGGGATCTTCTTCCTCAGACCGCCCATCGCGGTCATCTCCTGCTCGCCCGAGAGCGCGTGGATGACGGAGCCGGAGCCGAGGAAGAGGCAGGCCTTGAACCAGGCGTGCGTGAAGACGTGGAACATCCCCGCGCCGAACGCCAGGACGCCGCAGCCGAGGAACATGTAGCCGAGCTGCGAGACGGTGGAGTAGGCGAGGACCTTCTTGATGTCGGTCTGCGCGAGGCCGATCGTCGCCGCGACGAAGGCCGTCACGCCGCCCACGACCGCCACGACGAACGAGGCGTCGTGCGTCAGGAGGCCCCAGACGGAGGGGTCCTCGCCGAGAGTCTTCAGCGCCCACTCGTGGGAGATCCGGAAGAAGACGTTGCAGCGGGCGACCATGTAGACGCCCGCGGTGACCATCGTCGCGGCGTGGATGAGGGCCGAGACGGGGGTCGGGCCGGCCATGGCGTCGGGAAGCCAGACGAAGAGGGGGATCTGCGCGCTCTTGCCGGTCGCCCCGACGAAGAGGGCGAGGCAGGCGAAGGTCATCAGGCCGCCCGCCGCGTAGACGCCCGGGTTCGCAGCCGCCGCACCGAACATCTTCCCGAAGTCGACGGTCCCGAACATCGCGACGCAGGCGAAGAGACCCATCAGGAACCCGGCGTCGCCGATCCGGTTCATGACGAACGCCTTCTTGCCGGCGTCGGCGGCGAAGTCCTTCGTGTTGTAGTAGCCGATCAGGAGGTACGAGCAGAGGCCGACGCCTTCCCACCCGACGAAGAGGATCGCCAGGTTCGCCCCGAGGACGAGCGTCAGCATCGCGAACATGAAGAGGTTCAGGTAGGCGAAGAACTTCCCGAACCCCTCGTCGTGCCCCATGTACCCGACCGAGTAGACGTGGATGAGCGTCCCGATGAACGTCACGAACCCGAGCATCAGGGCCGAGAGCGGGTCGAGCCGGAACGCGACGTCGACGGAGAACTCGGGGCTGCCGAACCACCCGCCGTTCACCCCCATCGGGATCCAGGTCCAGAGCGTCGCGACGATCTCGTGGTGGCCGCCCGTCTCCTTCCACCAGGAGAGGATCGCCAGGAGCGCGAAGACGAACGAGAGCCCCGATGCGATCGGGCCCACCCAGGTGTGGACGGTCTTGAACGGGATGTCGTGGTGGTCCCCGTGGCCGCCGTGGCCGGCGCCGTGGTCGTCGTGCCCGCCGTGGGAGGCCGCGTGGCCCGCACCGTGCGCGTCGCCGTGGCCGTGCGATCCGAGCGGGGCGTCCTTGCCGCCGAGCTTCGAGTGCGCCACGAGGTAGAGAAGGCCGTTGACGAGGAATCCGAGGAGCGGGAAGACGGGGATCCAGGGGAGGAAGTCTGAGGCGGTCATCGGCTCAGCCCTTCATCTCGGCCGCGTCGTCGAGGTTGACGGACGACTTCAGGCGGTAGAGCGAGATGATGATGGCGAGGCCGATCGCGGCTTCCCCGGCCGCCACGGCGATGACGAAGATCGAGAACACCTGCCCGGTCAGGTCGCCGAGCTGCCTCGAGAACGCGACGAGGTTGATGTTCACGGCGTTGAGCATCAGCTCGATCGACATGAGGACCGTGAGGAGGTTCCGGCGGACGAGGACGCCGACGACGCCGATGGTGAAGAGGACGAACGAGAGGCCGACGAAGTGGGCCAGGGTGATCATCTAGTCGAACCTCTCCATCGTCCTCTTGCCGAGGACGACGGCGCCGATCATCGCCACGAGGAGGAAGACCGAGGCGATCTCGAACGGCAGGAAGTAGTCGCGGTAGAGCATCCAGCCGACGGCCTGCGTGTTCCCGAGAACGGTCACGCCGTCCACGACCGTCGTCGCGAGGGCCTTCGGATCGGCCGCAGGCACCTTCGCGGCGAGCGCGCGCGCCTCGTTCACGACGACCCCGCCGACGACGAGGAGGAAGAGGAACCCGAAGCCGAGTGCGGGGATGGCCTGCAGGTGGAGGTACCTCTCCGTCCGCTGGCGGCGGACGTTCACGAACATGATCGTGTAGAGGAAGAGGATCATGATGCCGCCCGCGTAGACGAGGACCTGGACGGCGGCGACGAGCTCGGCGGAGGCGAGGACGTAGAGGCACGCGACGCCGAGGAAGGAGAGGAGGAGGAACAGGGCCGAATGGATCGGCTGCCGCATCACGACGACGCCGACCGCGCCGACGACGGTCACCGCCGCGAAGGCCCAGAAGAAGAAGAGGGCGGGTTCCACGTCACTTCTCCTTGGCCGGATTCACCGGCGCCTTGTCGGGGTCGACGCCCGGGTACGGCTTCACGTTCTCGTCCCACTTCGTCAGCTTCTTCAGGTCGAGGTAGAGCCCCTCGTTCCTCTCGTAGACGCCCAGCTCGTAGGTCTTCGTGGCGAGCCAGATCGAGCGCGGGTTCGTCGGGCAGGCCTCCTCGCAGAGGCCGCAGAACATGCACCGCTTCATGTCGAGGTCGAAGCGGTCGAGCTTCTTCTCGGCCTTCCCCTCGGGGGTCTTCTCGGTGTGCCAGTCGATGTAGATGATGTTGATCGGGCACTCGATCGCGCAGAGCGTGCACTTGATGCAGCGTTCCTCGTCGAGCCGGAACATCCCGCGGAACCGCTCGCTCGGTTCCTTGCACTGCTCGGGGTACTCCACCGTGTCGGCCTTGCGGGCCGCGTGTTTCGCCGTGAGCCTCAGGCCGCCGAAGATGTCGAGGAGGAGGATGCGGTCGAGGAAGCTCACGCGCGCACCTCCACGTTCGGGGAGGCCATCGTCGTCGAGCTCCGCGGCCGGGCCGGCCTGATCCAGACGGCGAGGAAACCCGCCGCGACGAGGAGGACGAGGACCGCTCCGAGGACCTTCAGGCCGGCCGCGCCCCAGAGGACGGCGATCGCGACGAGGGCGAGGTTGCCGAGGGAGATCGGGATCAGGGTCTTCCACCCGAGGGCCATCAGCTGGTCGAACCGGTAGCGCGGGAAGGTCGCCCGGAACCAGATGTAGGTCAGGAGGAAGAGGAAGACCTTCCCGGCGAACCAGAAGAAGGCCGGGATCACGTCGAGGAACGAGAGCCACGCGACGTTCGGGAAGGGGCGGAGCCAGCCGCCGAAGAAGAGCGTCGTGGCGACGGCCGAGACGGAGATCATGTTCCCGTACTCGGACATGAAGAAGACGGCCCAGCGGAAGCCCGAGTACTCCGTGTGGAAGCCGCCGACGAGCTCGCTCTCGGCCTCGGGGAGGTCGAACGGGGTCCGGTTCGTCTCGGCGACGCCGGAGACGAAGTAGAGGAAGAAGGCGATGAGGCCCGGGAAGACGAACCAGACGCCCGCCTTGCGCTGCGCCTCGATGATCTCGACCATCGAGAGAGAGCCCGACATCAGGATCGCGGAGACGACCGCGAGCCCCATCGGCACCTCGTAGCTGATCAGCTGCGCGGCCGAGCGGAGGCCTCCGAGGAGCGGGTACTTCGAGTTCGAGGCCCAGCCCGACAGGATGATCCCGTAGACCCCGATCGTGGAGACCGCGAGGATCAGGAGGAGGCCGACGTTGAGGTCGGCCGCCGCGTGGAGGGGCGTCGTCACGCCGAAGAGCGTGAGCTCCGGCCCCCACGGGACGAGGCCGAGGACGACGACGGCCGGGACGAAGAGGAGGAGCGGCCCGAGGAGGTGCAGGGCCTTCTCGGCCCGCGACGGAACGATGTCTTCCTTGAAGACGAGCTTGACCGTGTCGGCGATCCACTGGAAGAAGCCCTGCGGACCGACCCGGTTCGGCCCCTTGCGGATCTGGAGCCGCCCGAGGAGCCGGCGTTCGATCCACGTCAGGATGCCGGCCGCGAGGCCGAGGGCGACGACGGTGATCGCCCCCTTCAGGAAGGGGATCAGGACGTTGTGGAGGAGGGTGTGCGACATCGCGTTCCTAACGGTCGACTTCGCCGAGGACGATGTCGATCGTCCCGATGACGGCCACGAGGTCCCCGACGAGGTGCCCCTGCGCCATCTCGGGGAGGGCCTGGAGGTTGATGAAGCTCGGGGGCCGGACGTGGAGACGGTACGGCTTGTTCCCGCCGCTGGCGACGAGATGGAAGCCGAGCTCCCCCTTCGGCGCCTCGACGCAGGCGTAGGCTTCGCCTGCCGGCGGCTTGATGACGCGCGGGACCTTCCCGCGGATCTCGGTCCCCGGGTTCTTCTCGAGCCAGTCGAGACACTGCAGGACGATCCGCCGGCTCTGCCGGATCTCGGCGACCCGGACGAGGTAGCGGTCGTAGGTGTCGGCGTTCTTCCCGACGGGGATGTCGAACTCGAGCTCGGGGTAGACCTCGTAGGGGAGCGCCCTGCGGATGTCCCAGGCTTTCCCCGCGGCCCTGAGGACCGGTCCCGTCACGCCCCACTCGATGCAGCGCTTCTCGTCGAGGACGGCGATCCCGACCGTCCGCTCCTTCCAGATCCGGTTCTCGGTCAGGAGGTCCTCGTACTCGTCGATGCACTTCTCGAACGGCTCGGTGAAGGCGCGGACCTTCTCGAGCCAGCCCGGCGTCAGGTCGACGGGGAGGCCGCCGATCCGCATGCAGTTCAGCGTGAGGCGGGCGCCGCAGTACTCCTCGAAGAGGTCGAGGATGACCTCCCGGTCGCGGAACGTGTAGAAGAACGGCGTGATGGCGCCGAGGTCGATCGCCGCCGTCGCGAGCCAGAGGACGTGCGACGAGATCCGCTGCATCTCGTCGAGGAGGACCCGGATGTACTGGGCCCGCTTCGGCACCTCGACGCCGAGGAGCTTCTCGACGACGAGGCAGTAGGCGTGGTTGTTCGTTGCGGCCGCGACGTAGTCCATCCGGTCGGTGTGCGGGATGACCATCGGGAACGTCTCGGTCTCGAAGAGCTTTTCGGTGCCGCGGTGGAGGTATCCGACGTCGGGACGGGCCGAGACGATCCGCTCGCCGTCGACCTTCAGGACGAGGCGCAGGACGCCGTGCGTCGACGGGTGCTGCGGCCCGAAGTTGAGCTCCATCTCGTGGAGCCCGAGGAGCGGCGGACCCGCCAGCGGTGGGAACTGCGCGACGGTGCCGGGCGTCGACTCGCTCATGAGAGCACCTTCCGGTTCGTGTCCTTCGGCCCGGGACCGCCCCCTTCGGGATACCGGTCGGGGTAGATGGCCGCGCCGGTGTCGATCCCCTCGATGGGGAAGTCCTTCCGGAGCGGGTGCCCCTGGAAGCCGTCCCAGGTCAGGATCCGGCGCAGGTCGGGGTGCCCGTCGAACCGGACGCCGTACATGTCGAAGGCCTCGCGCTCCATCCAGTTCGCCGTCTCCCAGACGCCCGTCACGGTGGGGCACGCCCCGTCCTCCGCGACGCCCACCTTCAGGCGGAGCCGTTCCTGCCCGCGGGAGAAGGAGTGGAGGAGGAGGAGGACGTCGAAGCGGGGCTGGCGGTCCTTCCAGTCGACCGCGGTCTCGTCGACGAGGTAGGTGAAGCCTTCCTCGTCCTTCAGGTACCGGCAGGCTGCAACGAGGTGCTCCGGAGCGATTTTCGCGGTCGTCTCACCGACGAACTCGTACGCCTCGAGGACCGCTCCGGGAACGGCCGCGGCGAGCGCGGCGATGAGGGGCTTGCCGGAGGCATCGGTCGGTTTCGGCGCGGCGGGCTTGGGGGGCGCGGCGGGGGCGGCGGCCTTCGGGGCCGCGGGAGCCGCCGCGGGGAGGGCGCCTTCGGCCGCGGGCTTCGGCGCTGCGGCGGCGGGCGGCTCGGAGGCCGGAGCCGCCGCGGGTACGGGCACCGGCTCGGCGGCCTTCGGGGCAACGGCGGCGGACGCAGGGGCGTCGGGGGCTGTCGGCTTTTCGTCAGTCATCGCGCTGGCCCGTTCACGACGCCCGCCGCAGCGTGCGCGACTTCTGGATCTTCTTCTGCAGCTCGAGGAGCCCGTAGAGGAGCGCCTCCGGCCGCGGAGGGCAGCCGGGGACGTAGACGTCGACCGGGATCAGCCGGTCGACCCCCTGCGTGACCGCGTAGGTCTTGTAGGGTCCTCCGCAGGTGGCGCAGGAGCCCATCGCGATGACCCACTTCGGGTCGGCCATCTGGTCGTAGAGGCGCCTGACGATCGGCGCCATCTTCTCGGTCACCGTTCCGGCGACGAGCATCAGGTCGGCCTGCCGCGGCGAGCCGCGGAAGACCTCGGCGCCGAAGCGCGCCATGTCGTGGCGGCTGTCGACGACCGCCATCATCTCGATGGCGCAGCAGGCGAGGCCGAACTGGAGCGGCCAGAGGGAGTTCTTCCGCCCCCAGCCGATCAGGGCGTCGACGGAGGTCGTGATGACGTTGTCCGGCAGGTCCCTGATCAGGCCCACGAGAGCGCCCCCCTCTTCCAGACGTAGACGTATCCGAGGACGAGGATGTAGAGAAATATCGCCATCTCGATCAGGCCGAAGAGGAGGAGCTTGTCGTACATGACCGCCCAGGGAAACAGGAAGACCGTCTCGACGTCGAAGACGACGAAGAGGACCGCGATCAGGTAGTAGCGGACCGAGAAGCGGTGGTCGTGGGCGTCGGTCGAAGACACCACCCCGCACTCGTAGGGCGAGAGCTTCGTCGCGTTCGGCGCCTGCTGCCGGAAGAGCGCCATGACGAGGAGTATCGCGACGGGAAACACGGCCGCGATCGCAGCGAAGAAGAGGATCGGGATATAGCTTTCCACAGCCTCGGGCCCCCCGTGGACGCGCATCGCCGGGGGCGCCTGCGCCCCTGGTTTGTGCGCGTCGTCACATGCGGCGGATTGTCTGGGCGCGATGTTCTTAAGTCAAACCAAGGGATTGGAGATCAAGGACTTCCCCAGTCCCGTTTTTCGCTCGGCCACGAGAACGCGGATCGACTCTCCCATGCCTCCCGGCATCACGAGCTTCGCCACCGCGTTGCGCTCGGCCGCCCGTTCCGGTGAGTCGGCTGCGCCGGGAGGGAGTAGCAGCTCGCTGGCGATCCCGCTAGCGAGGAGAAGCCGCGACTGGGACACGAGGCCGTGGACGGTCAGCCCCGCGTCTCGAAGCGCCTCTTCGAGCTCGCTGAAGTCGACCCAGGCCGTGATGTCGCGGCTCCCGGGGTCGGCGAGGACGTCCCGCGTCACGCAATGCCCCACGAACGCCTCGAGCGTCCCGTTTGCGCGGGCCGGGCCGTAGAGGGCGCGGGTCGGCGCGCCGTAATCGAAGACGAGGAGCATCCCCCTCGCGAGCCGGGCGCCGATCTCCCTCGCGAGAGCGGCGGCACCGGGTCGGACTTCCAGGAGCTGCCCCGGCTCGAGAAGGGCGCCGCGGCGGGCGAGCTGGGCGAGGAGCTCCGGACTGTCGGGGCAGGGGGCATCGAACCATTCGAAGCCGCCGTCCGCGCCGTTCGCGACCCTTCTCTCGCAGAGAGAACCGTCTTCCGAGACGCGCAGGGCGCGAACCGGAAGGGCATCGAACAGCTCGTACGCCACGAAGAGGCCTTCCGAACCGGCTGGAAGGTCGCCCACGGAAGCGACGAGGCGGGCCCCGGGGAGACGCGCCTCCGCGGCCGCCCGGCGCACGGTCGAGGCCTCGACCCCGGCAAGCCGAACTCCGAGGGCTTGCGGCAGGGCGCCGGAAAAGAACGACAGGAGCTCCCCCTCTCCCGCGCCGAAATCGACGACGTCGACGGGCGGGGCGATCTCGTCCGCCAGGCGGGCGACGATCCGGACGAGGCAGCGGGCGAACGCCGGGTGCCACGAGGCACCCGTCACGAAGTCTCCCGCCCTGCCCACGCGTCCCGCTCGCTCGTAGTAGCCCCCGTCCGGGTCGTAGAGGGCAGACTCCTGGAATGCGTCGAACCGCAGAGGGCCTTCGCACCCGATCCGGTCTCGAAGGCGTTCGGACAGGGAAGCTCGGCCCACGATCGCATTCTCTCCGCGAGTGGGGCCGTGCGGCAGGGCTAAGATCGCTCCTTGCGGAAGGAGGCATTCGTGCCCAACGAACTGAGTGAGAGTCCGGAGACCATCCAGCTGTCAGTCAGCGCCCCCAACCGGGAGGAGCTGTTCCAGGCGGCCCTGACCAAAGTCCTCGAGGCCACGTATGGAGCGCCGATCCCCGAGGGGGCCTCCGACGGGCAGGTCGTTCCCGTCCAGGCGGCGGGCGACGACGACGTCCTCCTCGCCGGCCTCGTGAAGGAGGCTCTTCGGGCCGTTCAGGAGGAGCCGGGAACACTTCACCCACCCCGCTGGCTGGCTTTCGACGTGAATCGAGCCACGGCGAACCTGCCACTTCACACACCGAAGTCCGCGGCCCGTTCGCTGGAGATCGCGTCCGCGCACGTCGAGTTCCGCGCCGGAGGCTGGAACGCCCGGCTGGAGCTTCACGGGACGAGGACCGGCTGAGGCCTTCCCGGCGGTTTCCCCGAGGCGCGGGCAAAGGGAGCACACGCGCGCGCCGCCGAGCCCCGGAAACGAGAAAACCCCCGGGCCAGGTGCCCGGGGGTTCA
The Holophagales bacterium genome window above contains:
- a CDS encoding NADH-quinone oxidoreductase subunit N, whose protein sequence is MALPFPLSDLLVILPELVLTELALGILLWATVVKREKERVLAWASLASLAITAALIPVAVHVAGSLPRAAFGGMFTLDGFGIFFKVLTLVAAAVTILFSLRFVGTSPYPGGEYYALLLLTTVGMLFMASGTHLVSIYIALELMALSQYVLAGYFKRETKSIEAAAKYFVLGAFSSGVLLYGLSLVYGATGTLSLAGVSTALETSPRSGLLMVGVVLTASGMLFKIASAPFHVWAPDVYEGAPTPVSAFFAVGPKIAAYAIFARIFFAGFGPRADDWAPILAASAALTMVVGNVGALMQKNVKRLLGYSSIGHAGYALLGLLAYKAGGAAGQPDSFGLWAVMIYLSAYLLMTFGAFGLVVLLEAKGYASESVDDFNGLWKRNPFAAGAMVVFLLSLAGIPPTAGFVGKYFLFSAAIKAGWPVLALLGVLMSAVSLFYYFRIVRAMYFVEGEGELHWREEPAVAVAVGLCFVGTLAIGVMPQPLVALAKACLLP
- a CDS encoding NADH-quinone oxidoreductase subunit L, which codes for MTASDFLPWIPVFPLLGFLVNGLLYLVAHSKLGGKDAPLGSHGHGDAHGAGHAASHGGHDDHGAGHGGHGDHHDIPFKTVHTWVGPIASGLSFVFALLAILSWWKETGGHHEIVATLWTWIPMGVNGGWFGSPEFSVDVAFRLDPLSALMLGFVTFIGTLIHVYSVGYMGHDEGFGKFFAYLNLFMFAMLTLVLGANLAILFVGWEGVGLCSYLLIGYYNTKDFAADAGKKAFVMNRIGDAGFLMGLFACVAMFGTVDFGKMFGAAAANPGVYAAGGLMTFACLALFVGATGKSAQIPLFVWLPDAMAGPTPVSALIHAATMVTAGVYMVARCNVFFRISHEWALKTLGEDPSVWGLLTHDASFVVAVVGGVTAFVAATIGLAQTDIKKVLAYSTVSQLGYMFLGCGVLAFGAGMFHVFTHAWFKACLFLGSGSVIHALSGEQEMTAMGGLRKKIPHTYRTMLISTLAIAGVPGLAGFFSKDLILGETFLQGHPVLWVLAALTAGLTAFYMFRLVKMTFFGEYRGPKETWDHVHESPATMTVPLWILAIGAIVVGWVGIPNFVLPGGNRFEAFLHPSFPALPPDWTPHPHEVSHALEWALMLGSVAIAGVGILLATKFFYPGSAPYALPAKVVAAFPVAYRWVRNKYFVDEFYEAVFVNGLVKKGGRLLWEIDARVVDGLVNGTRHLTVGLSHVSSWFDKTFVDGAVNGVGDSFQAAYKGYGKLQTGQTQNYAFGMAAGVFALVCIYIIFA
- a CDS encoding NADH-quinone oxidoreductase subunit M, encoding MNGLGLLSLLILLPTAGALAILFLPREKTGAIKALATGVAGLTFVASLPLWFARGFRESAGFLFREDLDWIPSLGVRYSLGVDGIAALLILLTTLLSVISIYSSYTAVKTREKEYYVFLLLLETGMIGVFCALDFFLFYVFWEVMLVPMYFLIGVWGGPRKLYAAIKFFLYTLFGSVIMLLAIIALYFFNTTGFLGWKGLGNAPSFDILHFHEIAPLIPADLSLWLFWAFFLGFAIKVPMFPFHTWLPDAHVEAPTAGSVILAGVLLKMGTYGFLRFSLPICPSASATSWVQMTVVVLSIVGIIYGSMVAMVQKDMKKLVAYSSVAHLGFVMLGLFAFNNAGMQGGVIQSINHGLSTGGLFLLVGIIYERRHTRQIADFGGISQVMPIYATLFMIVLLASIGLPLLNGFVGEFTILVGAFLADWKWALFASLGVVLGAAYMLWLYQRVFFGELKHEENKALQDVNLREILTLVPLIVACVWIGVYPKPFFAMTAPASAKIVAAVEKARGGGEVRMADSVAVPVPAGVVPAAVAPAAVVKGN
- a CDS encoding AtpZ/AtpI family protein translates to MPEPGRTPDPNVRLLGDVLSFGWVLPACLAAGGGLGWLLDRWLGSFPAATAVFGLLGFLGALRQLLREADALEGRRKPPAGPAGGPRGAGS
- a CDS encoding NADH-quinone oxidoreductase subunit J, yielding MEPALFFFWAFAAVTVVGAVGVVVMRQPIHSALFLLLSFLGVACLYVLASAELVAAVQVLVYAGGIMILFLYTIMFVNVRRQRTERYLHLQAIPALGFGFLFLLVVGGVVVNEARALAAKVPAADPKALATTVVDGVTVLGNTQAVGWMLYRDYFLPFEIASVFLLVAMIGAVVLGKRTMERFD
- the nuoH gene encoding NADH-quinone oxidoreductase subunit NuoH; translation: MSHTLLHNVLIPFLKGAITVVALGLAAGILTWIERRLLGRLQIRKGPNRVGPQGFFQWIADTVKLVFKEDIVPSRAEKALHLLGPLLLFVPAVVVLGLVPWGPELTLFGVTTPLHAAADLNVGLLLILAVSTIGVYGIILSGWASNSKYPLLGGLRSAAQLISYEVPMGLAVVSAILMSGSLSMVEIIEAQRKAGVWFVFPGLIAFFLYFVSGVAETNRTPFDLPEAESELVGGFHTEYSGFRWAVFFMSEYGNMISVSAVATTLFFGGWLRPFPNVAWLSFLDVIPAFFWFAGKVFLFLLTYIWFRATFPRYRFDQLMALGWKTLIPISLGNLALVAIAVLWGAAGLKVLGAVLVLLVAAGFLAVWIRPARPRSSTTMASPNVEVRA
- a CDS encoding NADH-quinone oxidoreductase subunit I, coding for MSFLDRILLLDIFGGLRLTAKHAARKADTVEYPEQCKEPSERFRGMFRLDEERCIKCTLCAIECPINIIYIDWHTEKTPEGKAEKKLDRFDLDMKRCMFCGLCEEACPTNPRSIWLATKTYELGVYERNEGLYLDLKKLTKWDENVKPYPGVDPDKAPVNPAKEK
- the nuoK gene encoding NADH-quinone oxidoreductase subunit NuoK, whose product is MITLAHFVGLSFVLFTIGVVGVLVRRNLLTVLMSIELMLNAVNINLVAFSRQLGDLTGQVFSIFVIAVAAGEAAIGLAIIISLYRLKSSVNLDDAAEMKG